In the Anguilla anguilla isolate fAngAng1 chromosome 7, fAngAng1.pri, whole genome shotgun sequence genome, one interval contains:
- the pde3a gene encoding cGMP-inhibited 3',5'-cyclic phosphodiesterase A isoform X4 — MMNSGRLKFGGGQPKGSGIHLTQSLGTSVTVDIAVMGEAHGLITDLLADPSLPPNTCSSLRAVSNLLSTQLTFQPLHRPRANLPGSFSDAYTCSDSEEGPEKGEKLAIPKRLRRSLPPGLLRRISSTWTTTTSATGLPTMEPGPVRRDRSASIKPLHEGPICSRSVSASYPTSAGTNHLYTKRQGRPGFPPVNITPLASPCQSPGQGTPVSSPVSKAPSADLPDAADSLAECAVAAPLPGAHKALTHTQSAPGCTATHSVCSSCGRPFSILSLGDGSMDRGDRIRRTDDQAIVSSDYDSTHETNNSDSSDVTQSEDPERGRKPTDAQAGCRMYPSDTIILHNLILSEDKPILAPEPLVMEGLDPMMSQLNNWNFPIFSLVEKTHGKRGCILSQVSYRLFEDTGLFETFKIPVREFMNYFHALENGYRDIPYHNRTHATDVLHAVWYLTTQAVPGLPSLMNDHGSASDSDSDSGITHSHMGFLVSKTYTVSEDGYGCLSGLIPALELMALYVAAAMHDYDHPGRTNAFLVATSAPQAVLYNDRSVLENHHAASAWSLFMSRPEYNFLLNLDHMEFKRFRFLVIEAILATDLKKHFDFLAEFNAKVGDDVGSGIDWSNENDRLLVCQMCIKLADINGPLKCKDLHLQWTEGIVNEFYEQGDEESSLGLPISPFMDRSAPQLAKLQESFITHIVGPLCSSYDSAALMPGRWVEPAEGEEEEGADIDENEEEDTAEEEEEEDASTGSEASQKRVTKKRRKVFCQITQHLLENHQMWKKVIAEEVQKEEEESGRHSNPTEPILAIHEEEEEPGSKEESVEALEQDVETEEEGTEPLEEEEETPASETLVVEDPE; from the exons tCCTTGGGCACCAGCGTGACAGTGGACATAGCGGTGATGGGAGAGGCCCACGGGCTCATCACCGACCTGCTGGCggacccctccctgccccccaacaCCTGCAGCTCGCTGCGGGCCGTCAGCAACCTGCTCAGCACCCAGCTCACCTTCCAGCCCCTGCATCGGCCCCGCGCCAACCTCCCGGGCTCCTTCAGCGACGCCTACACCTGCTCCGACTCCGAGGAGGGACCCGAGAAGGGCGAGAAGCTGGCCATCCCAAAG CGTCTGCGACGGAGCCTCCCCCCGGGGCTGCTGCGCCGAATCTCCTCCACCTGGACCACCACCACCTCCGCCACGGGCCTCCCCACCATGGAGCCGGGCCCCGTGCGCCGGGACCGCAGCGCCAGCATCAAGCCCCTCCACGAGGGCCCCATCTGCag CAGGTCCGTGTCCGCGTCCTACCCCACCTCTGCCGGCACAAACCACCTCTACACCAAACGGCAAGGCAGACCAG GTTTCCCTCCAGTCAACATCACGCCCCTGGCCTCTCCGTGCCAGTCCCCCGGCCAGGGCACGCCCGTCTCTAGCCCCGTCAGCAAGGCCCCCTCCGCGGACCTCCCGGACGCCGCGGACTCGCTGGCCGAGTGCGCGGTGGCGGCGCCGCTGCCGGGCGCTCACAAAGCcttaactcacacacagagcgcgCCCGGCTGCACTGCCACACACTCGGTCTGCAGCAG TTGCGGAAGACCATTCAGCATATTAAGCCTTGGAGATGGGTCAATGGACAGAGGAGACAGAATACGCAGAACAG ATGATCAAGCGATAGTTTCATCTGACTATGACAGCACCCACGAGACCAACAACAGTGACAGCAGTGACGTGACACAGAGCGAAGATCCggagagaggcagaaaaccCACAGATGCCCAGGCAGGGTGCAGGATGTACCCATCGGACACCATTATCCTGCACAACCTAATACTCTCAGAG GACAAACCCATTCTGGCCCCTGAGCCCCTGGTGATGGAGGGTCTGGATCCTATGATGAGCCAGCTCAACAACTGGAACTTCCCCATCTTCAGCCTGGTGGAGAAGACGCATGGCAAACGCGGCTGTATACTCAGCCAG GTCTCGTACAGGCTGTTCGAAGACACGGGGCTCTTTGAGACGTTCAAGATCCCCGTGCGAGAGTTCATGAACTACTTTCACGCCCTGGAGAATGGATACAGGGACATACCAT ATCACAACAGAACCCATGCCACAGACGTGCTTCACGCAGTGTGGTACCTCACCACACAAGCCGTCCCCGGCCTCCCCAGCCTCATGAACGACCACGGCTCCGCCAGTGactccg ATTCGGACAGCGGCATCACCCACAGTCACATGGGTTTCCTGGTGTCCAAGACGTACACGGTGTCGGAGGACGGCTACGGCTGCCTGTCGGGCCTCATCCCTGCCCTGGAGCTGATGGCGCTGTACGTGGCGGCCGCCATGCACGACTACGACCACCCCGGCAGGACCAACGCCTTCCTGGTGGCCACCAGCGCCCCTCAG gcagtGCTGTACAACGATCGCTCTGTGCTGGAGAACCACCATGCGGCCTCGGCCTGGAGCCTCTTCATGTCCCGCCCCGAGTACAACTTCCTGCTCAACCTCGACCACATGGAGTTCAAGCGCTTTCGCTTCCTGGTCATCGAGGCCATCCTGGCCACCGACCTGAAGAAGCACTTTGACTTCCTGGCCGAGTTCAATGCCAAG GTGGGCGACGACGTGGGCTCGGGCATCGACTGGTCCAACGAGAACGACCGGCTGCTGGTGTGCCAGATGTGCATCAAGCTGGCCGACATCAACGGCCCCCTCAAATGCAAGGACCTGCACCTGCAGTGGACCGAGGGCATCGTCAACGAGTTCTACGAACAG GGGGACGAGGAGTCCAGCCTGGgccttcccatcagccccttcaTGGACCGGTCGGCGCCGCAGCTGGCCAAGCTGCAGGAGTCCTTCATCACGCACATCGTGGGCCCGCTCTGCAGCTCCTACGACTCGGCCGCCCTCATGCCCGGCCGCTGGGTGGAGCCCGCCGagggcgaggaagaggagggggccGACATCGACGAGAACGAGGAGGAGGAcacggcggaggaggaggaggaggaggacgcgtCCACGGGCTCGGAGGCCTCCC AGAAACGGGTTACCAAGAAACGACGAAAAGTCTTCTGCCAGATTACCCAGCACTTACTAGAGAACCACCAGATGTGGAAGAAGGTGATCGCAGAGGAGGtccagaaagaggaggaggagtcaggGCGCCACAGTAACCCCACTGAGCCAATCCTGGCCATccatgaggaggaggaggagccaggaAGCAAAGAGGAGTCTGTGGAAGCCCTGGAGCAGGACGTGGAGACTGAGGAAGAGGGGACAGAGCccctggaggaggaagaagaaaccCCGGCTTCTGAAACCCTGGTGGTTGAGGACCCAGAGTGA